A region from the Lolium perenne isolate Kyuss_39 chromosome 4, Kyuss_2.0, whole genome shotgun sequence genome encodes:
- the LOC127297500 gene encoding uncharacterized protein produces MATGSLVSVAQRDASSVPRPSVMVDTNPQAGLEKVAETRAIGSGQKIRADTGAGGSGLTIVAKSGITPDSGKGNLDAVALVATKKTPSTLAVEGVASVTSFKSAMEIAGKLHQVELDTVNAELDALKRQLAVEQERNLGHSKELVNLCEKHEQAMIRLREELSSALEAAKDG; encoded by the exons ATGGCTACAGGATCTCTTGTCTCTGTTGCgcaacgagatgcaagctctgtgCCTCGGCCTTCGGTGATGGTGGATACGAACCCCCAAGCGGGGTTGGAGAAGGTTGCGGAGACCAGAGCTATCGGCTCTGGTCAGAAGATACGTGCTGACACCGGGGCCGGGGGCTCCGGTTTGACTATTGTTGCAAAGTCGGGGATCACTCCTGATTCCGGCAAAGGAAATCTTGATGCAGTCGCTCTGGTGGCGACTAAGAAAACACCAAGCACGCTGGCCGTTGAAGGAGTCGCTTCGGTGACATCCTTCAAGTCAGCTATGGAAATTGCTGGGAAGCTCCACCAG GTGGAGCTTGACACTGTGAACGCCGAGCTGGATGCTCTAAAGCGCCAACTTGCTGTTGAGCAAGAGAGAAATCTAGGCCACTCGAAAGAGCTGGTTAATCTTTGTGAGAAGCATGAGCAGGCCATGATTCGCCTTCGTGAGGAATTGTCGTCAGCTCTGGAGGCGGCAAAGGATGGCTAG